One Kitasatospora sp. NBC_01287 DNA window includes the following coding sequences:
- a CDS encoding S1 RNA-binding domain-containing protein, giving the protein MDEATDDQAVRVGQRITAEVVSVDLDGGPVELSMAATEHPELWAFLKSLSLGEILSGTVAAIERFGVFVALDDGPEHPLFAGVGFITYPELSWSHFEAATDIVQVGERVSCEFLQFDTWNGEARLSLRATRPDPFQAFADSVAVGRLLDGVVTKLVPFGAFVRVADGIEGLVHLDELSRTPVAAPEDVVRVGDRISVAVIELDRERRRLALSCRLGAARPPDSA; this is encoded by the coding sequence GTGGACGAAGCGACGGACGATCAGGCCGTGCGGGTCGGGCAACGGATCACCGCCGAGGTGGTCTCGGTCGATCTGGACGGCGGCCCGGTCGAGCTGTCGATGGCCGCCACCGAGCACCCCGAGCTCTGGGCGTTCCTCAAGTCGCTGAGCCTCGGCGAGATCCTCTCCGGCACGGTCGCCGCCATCGAACGCTTCGGCGTCTTCGTCGCGTTGGACGACGGACCCGAGCACCCGCTCTTCGCCGGGGTCGGGTTCATCACGTATCCCGAGCTCTCCTGGAGTCACTTCGAGGCGGCGACCGACATCGTCCAGGTCGGCGAGCGCGTCTCCTGCGAGTTCCTCCAGTTCGACACCTGGAACGGGGAGGCCCGGCTCTCCCTGCGCGCGACGCGGCCCGACCCGTTCCAGGCGTTCGCCGACAGCGTCGCGGTGGGGCGGCTCCTGGACGGAGTGGTCACCAAGCTGGTCCCGTTCGGCGCCTTCGTCCGGGTCGCCGACGGGATCGAGGGGCTGGTCCACCTCGACGAACTCAGCCGGACACCCGTGGCCGCGCCGGAGGACGTCGTCCGGGTCGGCGACCGGATCAGCGTGGCCGTCATCGAACTCGACCGCGAGCGCCGCCGGTTGGCCCTCTCCTGCCGCCTGGGCGCCGCCCGGCCGCCCGACTCAGCCTGA
- a CDS encoding MFS transporter, protein MDLTRRPALKRLPALSRVLIDISPLRTSPAFRRLWIGRTCSGLGSQLTVVAVMFQVWQTTGSTAWTGAVGLAQALPLIAFGLFAGSLVDRVDRRRLYLVTNAGQAACSVLLAVQGLFGHLPVAGLLLLVAAQSCFGAGGGPASRTFIPRLLPKDRLAAGLALQRISFQGAMLLGPALGGLVLGQFGVGGCYLVDAVTFGASFYGAFGLPPMRPEGEPSRPGLAGVLDGLAFMARSAPVRGALLTDLAATVLSMPISLFPLVNAERFHGDPRTLGLFLSAIAVGGVAASVLSGAMIRLARPGLLMLGGAAVWGAALALFGLSDNRWVGLGFLVLAGAADTVSVVSRSTIVQLHTPNAMLGRVSAAEQVVGQAGPDLGNLRGGLLAGWTSGATALVSGGLLCLGAVAAIGAATPGLRLVGPDDSERQQARAQGPAAPTAPTVSG, encoded by the coding sequence GTGGACCTGACACGTCGTCCGGCCCTGAAACGCTTACCAGCCCTGAGCCGCGTACTGATCGACATCTCGCCGCTGCGGACCTCGCCCGCGTTCCGGCGACTGTGGATCGGGCGGACCTGCTCGGGGCTCGGCAGTCAACTGACCGTCGTCGCGGTGATGTTCCAGGTCTGGCAGACCACCGGCAGCACCGCCTGGACCGGCGCGGTCGGCCTGGCCCAGGCCCTTCCGCTGATCGCGTTCGGGCTCTTCGCCGGGTCGCTGGTCGACCGGGTGGACCGGCGCCGGCTCTACCTGGTCACCAACGCCGGCCAGGCCGCCTGCTCGGTCCTGCTGGCCGTCCAGGGTCTGTTCGGCCACCTGCCGGTGGCCGGGTTGCTGCTGCTGGTCGCGGCGCAGTCCTGCTTCGGCGCAGGCGGCGGCCCCGCCTCCCGCACCTTCATCCCGCGGCTGCTGCCGAAGGACCGGCTGGCGGCCGGGCTCGCACTCCAGCGGATCTCCTTCCAGGGCGCGATGCTGCTGGGGCCGGCCCTGGGCGGGCTGGTCCTCGGGCAGTTCGGCGTCGGCGGGTGCTACCTGGTCGACGCGGTGACCTTCGGGGCGTCGTTCTACGGCGCGTTCGGGCTGCCGCCGATGCGACCCGAAGGGGAGCCGTCCCGACCGGGCCTGGCCGGCGTGCTGGACGGCCTGGCCTTCATGGCCCGCAGCGCGCCGGTGCGCGGCGCGCTGCTCACCGATCTGGCCGCCACCGTGCTGTCGATGCCGATCAGCCTCTTCCCGCTGGTCAACGCCGAACGGTTCCACGGCGACCCGCGCACCCTCGGGCTCTTCCTGAGCGCCATCGCGGTGGGCGGGGTGGCCGCGTCCGTGCTGTCGGGCGCGATGATCCGACTGGCCCGCCCGGGCCTGCTGATGCTCGGCGGGGCGGCGGTGTGGGGAGCGGCGCTGGCGCTCTTCGGGCTGTCGGACAACCGGTGGGTCGGGCTCGGCTTCCTGGTGCTGGCGGGCGCGGCCGACACGGTCTCCGTCGTTTCCCGCAGCACGATCGTCCAACTGCACACCCCGAACGCCATGTTGGGCCGGGTCAGCGCCGCCGAACAGGTCGTCGGCCAGGCCGGCCCCGACCTCGGCAACCTGCGCGGCGGCCTGCTGGCGGGCTGGACCTCGGGCGCCACCGCGCTGGTCAGCGGCGGTCTGCTCTGCCTCGGGGCCGTCGCGGCGATCGGTGCGGCCACACCCGGCCTGCGCCTGGTCGGCCCGGACGACTCCGAGCGGCAGCAGGCGCGAGCCCAGGGCCCGGCGGCCCCGACGGCCCCGACGGTGTCAGGCTGA
- a CDS encoding MarR family winged helix-turn-helix transcriptional regulator has protein sequence MADTAPPDTPPDPTEQSLWRPLRLLQGAMDADIARIYAEAEIDGVRPSFVMELIRLHTRGPMTITELAESVQRTHSALSQKVAAMRAAGLVRTVPGADARSKKVALTPKARRIVARLAAEWQATEAALAEIEAEIPYPLSQVVGDIEQALRRRSFHDRIAEKLAEDPRWT, from the coding sequence ATGGCCGACACCGCCCCACCCGACACCCCGCCCGACCCCACCGAGCAGAGCCTCTGGCGCCCGCTGCGGCTGCTCCAGGGCGCGATGGACGCCGACATCGCGCGGATCTACGCGGAGGCGGAGATCGACGGGGTGCGGCCGAGCTTCGTGATGGAGCTGATCCGGCTGCACACCCGGGGGCCGATGACCATCACCGAGCTGGCCGAGTCGGTGCAGCGCACGCACTCGGCGCTCAGTCAGAAGGTCGCCGCGATGCGCGCGGCCGGCCTGGTGCGGACCGTGCCCGGCGCCGACGCCCGCAGCAAGAAGGTCGCCCTGACACCGAAGGCCCGCCGGATCGTGGCCCGGTTGGCCGCGGAGTGGCAGGCCACCGAGGCCGCGCTCGCCGAGATCGAGGCGGAGATCCCCTACCCCCTCAGCCAGGTGGTCGGCGACATCGAGCAGGCCCTGCGGCGCAGGAGCTTCCACGACCGGATCGCCGAGAAGCTCGCGGAGGACCCACGGTGGACCTGA
- a CDS encoding nuclear transport factor 2 family protein produces the protein MTQRSRDTVQHAWKAFASHDADRISEVFTEDAEWLAPPGNATATALDCPSHMVGRAAIARFLAEDFPRLFVSDVNVTFHGFHADGERVIVEETMTATLANGNHYANDYCLVFELRDGLIHRVREYMDTARGHRAVFGGAQ, from the coding sequence ATGACCCAACGCAGCCGCGACACCGTTCAGCACGCCTGGAAGGCGTTCGCTAGCCACGACGCCGATCGGATCTCCGAAGTGTTCACCGAGGACGCCGAGTGGTTGGCACCTCCGGGCAACGCGACGGCCACCGCGCTGGACTGCCCCAGTCACATGGTCGGCAGGGCGGCGATCGCACGGTTCCTCGCCGAGGACTTCCCCCGCCTGTTCGTCAGTGACGTCAATGTCACCTTCCACGGGTTCCACGCCGACGGCGAGCGGGTGATCGTGGAAGAGACCATGACCGCGACGCTCGCCAACGGCAACCACTACGCCAACGACTACTGCCTGGTCTTCGAGCTCCGCGACGGACTGATCCACCGCGTCCGCGAGTACATGGACACGGCGCGCGGACACCGCGCGGTCTTCGGCGGGGCCCAGTAG